One Kitasatospora sp. NBC_01287 DNA window includes the following coding sequences:
- a CDS encoding PP2C family protein-serine/threonine phosphatase yields the protein MTSSLRLPQAGPTLDGPYRILLLEDDAGDALLFEELLRDTGLQHTLQWQQTLAEAVAELTRRPADCVVVDLHLPDATGLAVLTAVQQACPQGAVIVLTGLGDTRAGVEAVSVGAQDYLIKGQVDGALLQRVLRYAVHRKQAEQAGAELRENRIRAQENARLERGLLPTPLLRDSAVTVTTRYLPGRERAQLGGDFLDAVQTADGVVHAVIGDVSGHGPDEAALGVCLRITWRALVLAGHRGTELLDLLEQVLVAERTRSDMFATCTLLDLDLAAARATVHLAGHHEPLLTAGRTAPAEAAHGIALGIAPGLRHWQASTVPLPATGSLMLYTDGLIEGHRGPGAERLGTEGLLDLIARTPDHDTAPFLDRLISAAQRLNAGRHADDLAILHLAWDGAGRPAP from the coding sequence ATGACCTCCTCCCTCCGGCTCCCGCAGGCCGGCCCGACGCTGGACGGGCCGTACCGGATCCTCCTGCTGGAGGACGACGCCGGTGACGCCCTGCTCTTCGAGGAACTCCTGCGGGACACCGGGCTCCAGCACACCCTGCAGTGGCAGCAGACCCTGGCCGAGGCCGTCGCCGAGCTGACCCGGCGGCCGGCCGACTGCGTCGTGGTGGACCTGCACCTGCCCGACGCCACCGGCCTCGCCGTCCTGACAGCCGTCCAGCAGGCCTGCCCGCAGGGGGCGGTGATCGTGCTGACCGGGCTGGGCGACACCCGGGCGGGCGTCGAGGCGGTCTCCGTCGGCGCCCAGGACTACCTGATCAAGGGCCAGGTCGACGGCGCCCTGCTGCAGCGCGTGCTGCGCTACGCGGTGCACCGCAAGCAGGCCGAACAGGCCGGTGCCGAACTGCGCGAGAACCGCATCCGGGCGCAGGAGAACGCCCGTCTGGAGCGCGGCCTGCTGCCCACCCCGCTGCTGCGCGACAGCGCGGTCACGGTGACCACCCGCTACCTGCCCGGCCGTGAACGGGCCCAGCTGGGCGGGGACTTCCTGGACGCGGTGCAGACCGCGGACGGTGTCGTGCACGCCGTGATCGGCGACGTCAGCGGCCACGGGCCGGACGAGGCCGCCCTCGGCGTGTGCCTGCGGATCACCTGGCGCGCCCTGGTGCTGGCCGGCCACCGCGGCACCGAACTGCTCGACCTGCTGGAGCAGGTGCTCGTCGCCGAGCGCACCCGCTCCGACATGTTCGCCACCTGCACCCTGCTCGACCTCGACCTGGCGGCCGCCCGCGCGACCGTCCACCTGGCCGGGCACCACGAGCCGCTGCTCACCGCCGGGCGCACCGCGCCCGCCGAGGCCGCGCACGGCATCGCCCTGGGCATCGCGCCCGGGCTGCGCCACTGGCAGGCCAGCACCGTGCCGCTGCCGGCCACCGGATCGCTGATGCTCTACACCGACGGCCTGATCGAGGGCCACCGGGGGCCCGGTGCCGAGCGGCTGGGCACCGAGGGCCTGCTCGACCTGATCGCCCGGACCCCGGACCATGACACCGCGCCCTTCCTCGACCGGCTGATCAGCGCCGCGCAACGGCTCAACGCGGGCCGGCACGCCGACGACCTGGCCATCCTCCACCTCGCCTGGGACGGCGCGGGCCGCCCGGCCCCCTGA
- a CDS encoding MarR family transcriptional regulator, with translation MEPAAPLPHRTDGPAVASSVVELLEVLWGGGRDLSAAPVSVSQLRVLYVLEANDGINLRTLTDQLGSLPSSVSRLCDRLEAVGFVQRTPSAVSRRELGLHLTPMGQAFLADLRARREEELAQVLATMTPTGRRALITGLEAFRAAAGARREVGADGSAGASRTA, from the coding sequence ATGGAACCCGCCGCCCCGCTCCCGCACCGCACGGATGGCCCCGCCGTGGCGTCGTCCGTGGTGGAACTGCTGGAGGTGCTCTGGGGTGGCGGCCGGGACCTGTCGGCCGCGCCGGTGTCGGTGTCCCAGCTGCGGGTCCTCTACGTCCTGGAGGCGAACGATGGCATCAACCTGCGTACGCTGACGGACCAGTTGGGCTCGCTCCCGTCCTCGGTCAGCCGGCTCTGCGACCGGCTGGAGGCGGTCGGTTTCGTGCAGCGCACGCCGAGCGCCGTGAGTCGGCGCGAGCTGGGGCTGCACCTCACGCCGATGGGCCAGGCGTTCCTGGCCGACCTCCGGGCCCGCCGCGAGGAGGAGTTGGCGCAGGTGCTCGCCACCATGACGCCGACCGGCCGGCGGGCCCTGATCACCGGTCTGGAGGCCTTCCGGGCCGCCGCGGGTGCGCGCCGGGAGGTCGGCGCCGACGGCTCGGCGGGCGCCTCGCGCACCGCGTAG
- a CDS encoding SpoIIE family protein phosphatase encodes MGPLSTALPESQDIAWFRDSESLPVAARSAATALARRIGLGDQRAAEVALAITEAATNLRRHAVDGSLLLRVLRTEEDAAVEFLTLDNGPGMRDIPYAMADGTSSAGTLGIGLGAIARLADTFDVHSLPDRGTVLVARFWGRGRVPAAAAPGSLGVAGLTRPISGEESCGDAWAARWAAGPAGPDRALLVMFCDGLGHGPLAAVASQRAVAAFRAGTAEAPADVLTGIHHALNGTRGGAAAVVRIEPAAGRVRFCGVGNISGFTSDPQKRHALLSAPGIVGHQLPTLRTHEQPLPPDGAVVLHSDGLTERWQPAALPGLLRHLPVVTAGLLLREAGVRRDDAGVVVARVLR; translated from the coding sequence GTGGGCCCGTTGAGCACGGCGTTGCCGGAGTCCCAGGACATCGCCTGGTTCCGCGACTCCGAGAGCCTGCCGGTGGCCGCGCGCAGTGCGGCCACCGCGCTGGCCCGGCGGATCGGCCTCGGCGACCAGCGGGCCGCCGAGGTGGCCCTGGCGATCACCGAGGCGGCCACGAACCTGCGCCGGCACGCGGTGGACGGCTCGTTGCTGCTGCGGGTGCTGCGCACCGAGGAGGACGCCGCGGTCGAGTTCCTCACCCTGGACAACGGCCCCGGGATGCGGGACATCCCCTACGCGATGGCCGACGGCACCTCCTCGGCGGGCACCCTGGGGATCGGCCTGGGCGCGATCGCCCGCCTGGCGGACACCTTCGACGTCCACTCGCTGCCGGACCGCGGCACCGTCCTCGTCGCCCGCTTCTGGGGCCGCGGGCGGGTCCCCGCCGCGGCGGCACCCGGCAGCCTGGGCGTGGCGGGCCTGACCCGTCCGATCAGTGGGGAGGAGAGCTGCGGCGACGCCTGGGCGGCCCGCTGGGCGGCGGGGCCGGCCGGCCCGGACCGCGCCCTGCTGGTGATGTTCTGCGACGGGCTGGGCCACGGCCCGCTCGCGGCGGTGGCCTCGCAGCGCGCCGTGGCCGCCTTCCGGGCCGGCACCGCCGAGGCACCCGCGGACGTGCTCACGGGCATCCACCACGCCCTGAACGGGACGCGCGGCGGTGCGGCGGCGGTCGTCCGGATCGAACCCGCCGCCGGGCGCGTGCGGTTCTGCGGGGTCGGCAACATCAGCGGGTTCACCAGCGACCCGCAGAAGCGCCACGCGCTGCTCTCCGCGCCGGGGATCGTGGGGCACCAACTGCCCACGCTGCGCACCCACGAGCAGCCGCTGCCGCCCGACGGCGCCGTCGTCCTGCACTCGGACGGCCTCACCGAGCGCTGGCAGCCCGCGGCACTGCCCGGGCTGCTGCGCCACCTCCCGGTGGTGACCGCCGGCCTGCTGCTGCGCGAGGCGGGGGTCCGGCGCGACGACGCCGGAGTGGTCGTGGCCCGGGTGCTGCGGTGA
- a CDS encoding ATP-binding protein, translating to MNAVDPSRIALLTTTVATETDVFALRRAGRTVAQELGLENQDQVRFATALSELGRDLLGSTGLTADFALAPRSPATLVVTLRWEGGAGLSAESLRAARRLVPAIAHQGGAPGKVLLEQPLPPTARPAGQLAERARGALRSLPGTTSMEELRAQGRELITALEDSRARREELQQLNNELQRLNQELQETNQGVLALYTELSQELEETNSGVVALYAELDDKSRLLREASQAKTRFWANISHELRSPVNSVIGLSRLLLDDLDDPDNPDNPDDPDDLDDKAAAAQERRHQLSLIAASGATLLALVDELLDVAKAESGTLEPHWTRVDLRALLGQLHGTMRDLAGDGVALVVPEPPAAAELVSDEVMLTRILRNLLSNALKFTAEGEVRLTAETEPQCVSGEAGGAPEEGAWLVFTVADTGVGIPVPEQERIFEEFYQVRGPHQRGRAGTGLGLPYARRLAELLGGTLTVGDRPDHGSVFTLRLPVRARAAGPAVPADPYPGGTGGRLATLLTVDDDAAFRAGIRPILAQLAERVVEVARSSEALATIRRERPDAVLLDLNMPDPDGYTLLAQLAEDPLLREIPTFLLTSAAAALLDTARLGHARAVLDKRGLTAGALAEAFAREGIAPRGSDRAAPPAAVGHRSQQPPQSHQSHQSRNGHSDEREGRP from the coding sequence GTGAACGCCGTGGACCCGTCCCGGATCGCCCTGCTCACCACCACGGTCGCCACCGAGACGGACGTGTTCGCGCTGCGGCGGGCCGGCCGGACCGTGGCGCAGGAGCTCGGCCTGGAGAACCAGGACCAGGTCAGGTTCGCCACCGCGCTGAGCGAGCTCGGTCGCGACCTGCTCGGCTCCACCGGCCTGACCGCGGACTTCGCCCTCGCGCCGCGCAGTCCTGCCACGCTGGTCGTCACGCTGCGCTGGGAGGGCGGCGCGGGCCTGAGCGCCGAGTCGCTGCGCGCGGCCCGGCGCCTGGTTCCGGCCATCGCGCACCAGGGCGGCGCCCCGGGGAAGGTCCTTCTCGAACAGCCCTTGCCGCCCACCGCCCGACCGGCCGGGCAGCTGGCGGAGCGGGCCCGCGGCGCACTGCGTTCACTGCCCGGGACCACCTCCATGGAGGAGCTGCGGGCCCAGGGGCGGGAGCTGATCACGGCGCTGGAGGACTCGCGGGCCCGGCGCGAGGAGCTGCAGCAGCTCAACAACGAACTGCAGCGGCTCAACCAGGAGCTGCAGGAGACCAACCAAGGTGTCCTGGCGCTCTACACCGAGCTCTCCCAGGAGCTGGAGGAGACCAACAGCGGTGTGGTCGCCCTCTACGCCGAACTCGACGACAAGTCCCGGCTGCTCCGCGAGGCGAGCCAGGCCAAGACCCGCTTCTGGGCCAACATCAGCCATGAGCTGCGCAGCCCCGTGAACTCGGTGATCGGCCTGTCCAGACTGCTGCTCGACGACCTCGACGACCCCGACAACCCCGACAACCCCGACGACCCCGACGACCTCGACGACAAGGCGGCAGCGGCCCAGGAGCGCCGGCACCAGCTCTCGCTGATCGCGGCCTCGGGCGCCACCCTGCTCGCGCTGGTGGACGAGCTGCTCGACGTGGCGAAGGCGGAGTCCGGCACGCTGGAGCCGCACTGGACCCGGGTGGACCTGCGGGCCCTGCTGGGGCAACTGCACGGAACCATGCGGGACCTGGCCGGGGACGGGGTGGCCCTGGTGGTCCCGGAGCCCCCCGCCGCCGCCGAACTGGTCAGCGACGAGGTGATGCTCACCCGGATCCTGCGCAACCTGCTCTCCAACGCGCTGAAGTTCACCGCCGAGGGCGAGGTGCGGCTGACGGCCGAGACCGAGCCGCAGTGCGTGTCGGGCGAGGCCGGCGGGGCGCCCGAGGAGGGCGCGTGGCTGGTGTTCACCGTGGCCGACACCGGGGTCGGCATCCCGGTGCCGGAGCAGGAGCGGATCTTCGAGGAGTTCTACCAGGTCCGTGGTCCGCACCAGCGCGGCCGCGCTGGCACCGGCCTCGGCCTGCCCTACGCGCGACGGCTGGCCGAACTGCTCGGCGGCACCCTCACCGTGGGCGACCGCCCGGACCACGGCAGCGTCTTCACCCTGCGGCTGCCCGTCAGGGCGCGGGCGGCGGGCCCCGCCGTGCCGGCCGACCCGTACCCCGGCGGGACGGGCGGCCGCCTCGCCACCCTGCTGACGGTCGACGACGACGCGGCCTTCCGCGCCGGCATCCGTCCGATCCTGGCCCAGCTGGCCGAGCGGGTCGTCGAGGTGGCCCGCAGCTCCGAGGCCCTGGCCACGATCCGGCGCGAGCGGCCGGACGCCGTGCTGCTGGACCTCAACATGCCCGACCCCGACGGCTACACCCTGCTGGCCCAGCTGGCGGAGGACCCGCTGCTGCGCGAGATCCCCACCTTCCTGCTCACCTCCGCGGCGGCCGCCCTGCTGGACACCGCCCGGCTCGGCCACGCCCGCGCGGTGCTGGACAAGCGCGGGCTCACTGCCGGCGCCCTCGCCGAAGCGTTCGCCCGGGAGGGGATCGCGCCCCGGGGGTCCGACCGGGCCGCGCCGCCGGCCGCCGTCGGCCACCGGTCGCAGCAGCCGCCTCAGTCGCACCAGTCGCACCAGTCGCGGAACGGGCACTCGGACGAGAGGGAAGGCCGCCCATGA
- a CDS encoding fused response regulator/phosphatase, giving the protein MSEGSTTDSAAASVLIIDDSDTNRYIMGSWLRRAGHTVVEAADGTQGLALLAATEGAEQPELAVVDVRLPDMSGFQVCEVIKADPRTAHLPVIHVSATAIDVSDRAQGLYRGADAYLTEPIAPTEFLATVTAALRYARARRRAERLAERIAELNRATLAIYDRQDGRSFAAAAVTAAVSLMSAPAAVLALDTRGSLVHAVAAPGAAPAFHEGEPAQLDRLAEESLGDATGIATATLPGSRWSELSSCGVFADEPEVAVVLARTKRGRAPVLLALPARAVTGDDDRDLLTQLAQTCALALEAQHSFREEHDLALTLQRTFLPGALPSVPGVRMTVRYVPASDRTEIGGDFYEALETPAGLLLVIGDVAGHSLAAAFVMGELRHALRAYVVEGHDPAAVLDRLDTLLTTLHPDVTATVCLVLVDADRRRLRLANAGHLPLLLRHPDGTARYLTEHGTLLGLGVPHPPAVSHPVPAGATLVLFTDGLVEVRGENLDTSLEAFRQAVATGPEAPGQLCDALLDGFGTENSDDIALLAVRLD; this is encoded by the coding sequence ATGAGCGAGGGCAGCACCACCGACAGTGCGGCCGCCTCCGTACTGATCATCGACGACAGCGACACCAACCGCTACATCATGGGGAGTTGGCTGCGCAGGGCCGGCCACACCGTCGTCGAGGCGGCGGACGGGACGCAGGGCCTGGCGCTGCTCGCCGCCACCGAGGGGGCCGAGCAGCCCGAACTGGCCGTGGTCGACGTGCGACTGCCCGACATGAGCGGTTTCCAGGTCTGCGAGGTGATCAAGGCCGATCCCCGCACCGCCCACCTGCCCGTCATCCACGTCTCCGCCACCGCCATCGACGTCAGCGACCGCGCGCAGGGCCTCTACCGGGGTGCCGACGCGTACCTGACCGAACCGATCGCCCCCACCGAGTTCCTGGCCACCGTCACCGCCGCGCTGCGCTACGCCCGGGCCCGCCGCCGGGCCGAGCGGCTGGCCGAGCGGATCGCCGAACTGAACCGCGCGACGCTGGCCATCTACGACCGGCAGGACGGCCGGTCCTTCGCGGCGGCGGCGGTGACGGCGGCCGTCTCCCTGATGTCGGCGCCGGCCGCCGTACTCGCGCTCGACACCCGCGGCTCGCTGGTGCACGCCGTCGCCGCCCCCGGGGCCGCCCCGGCCTTCCACGAGGGTGAGCCGGCCCAACTGGACCGGCTGGCCGAGGAGTCGCTGGGCGACGCCACCGGCATCGCGACCGCCACCCTGCCGGGCAGCCGCTGGTCCGAGCTCTCCTCCTGCGGCGTGTTCGCGGACGAGCCCGAGGTGGCCGTGGTGCTCGCCCGCACCAAGCGCGGCCGCGCGCCCGTGCTGCTGGCCCTGCCGGCCCGGGCGGTGACCGGCGATGACGACCGCGATCTGCTCACCCAGCTCGCCCAGACCTGCGCCCTGGCGCTGGAGGCGCAGCACAGCTTCCGCGAGGAGCACGACCTGGCCCTCACCCTCCAGCGCACCTTCCTCCCCGGCGCTCTCCCGTCGGTGCCCGGTGTGCGGATGACGGTCCGCTACGTCCCGGCCAGCGACCGCACCGAGATCGGCGGCGACTTCTACGAGGCGCTGGAGACCCCGGCCGGGCTGCTGCTGGTGATCGGCGACGTGGCCGGCCACTCGCTGGCCGCCGCCTTCGTCATGGGCGAACTGCGCCACGCGCTGCGGGCCTACGTCGTGGAGGGCCACGATCCGGCCGCGGTCCTGGACCGCCTCGACACCCTGCTCACCACGCTGCACCCCGACGTCACCGCGACGGTCTGCCTGGTCCTGGTGGACGCCGACCGCCGCCGCCTGCGACTCGCCAACGCCGGCCACCTCCCGCTCCTGCTGCGCCACCCCGACGGCACCGCCCGGTACCTGACCGAGCACGGCACCCTCCTGGGCCTGGGGGTGCCCCACCCGCCCGCGGTCAGCCACCCGGTCCCGGCCGGCGCCACCCTGGTCCTGTTCACCGACGGCCTGGTCGAGGTCCGCGGCGAGAACCTGGACACGAGCCTCGAAGCCTTCCGGCAGGCGGTCGCGACCGGCCCCGAGGCACCCGGTCAGCTCTGCGACGCGCTGCTGGACGGCTTCGGCACGGAGAACAGCGACGACATCGCACTCCTCGCGGTCCGCCTGGACTGA
- a CDS encoding response regulator — MSQPGPAKSYRVLLVEDDHADAMLIEEALFDRGAARTITRAEDGVAALEHLRATRPLPDLIILDLNMPRMNGRELLAVLKGDALLRAIPVVVLTTSGAPDDVSGAYSGHANAYVTKPVNLDDFTQAVQSIDSFYLETAAVLPRV; from the coding sequence ATGTCCCAGCCCGGCCCCGCCAAGTCCTACCGTGTCCTGCTGGTCGAGGACGACCACGCCGACGCGATGCTCATCGAGGAGGCCCTCTTCGACCGCGGCGCCGCGCGGACGATCACGCGGGCCGAGGACGGCGTCGCCGCGCTCGAACACCTGCGCGCGACCCGTCCGCTGCCCGACCTGATCATCCTGGACCTCAACATGCCCCGGATGAACGGCCGGGAGCTCCTCGCCGTGCTGAAGGGCGACGCCCTCCTCCGGGCCATCCCGGTGGTCGTGCTCACCACCTCGGGGGCGCCCGACGACGTCTCCGGCGCCTACAGCGGCCACGCCAACGCCTACGTCACGAAGCCGGTCAACCTCGACGACTTCACCCAGGCCGTCCAGAGCATCGACAGCTTCTACCTGGAGACCGCCGCCGTGCTCCCGCGGGTCTGA
- a CDS encoding STAS domain-containing protein, whose protein sequence is MAERPRTPSTPQSCPVPVRAAGGGPLLSVGLAVVGTVVRVDLLGDLDLDTGPQLTEAVSRGLIDRPRVVIIDLSGVGFCDCAGLTALLRAGRRIAGTGAAFHLERPSAVVRRLLQLTGTAAALGLPDGARLVGPRGGPARTASPRPTC, encoded by the coding sequence GTGGCCGAACGACCGAGAACCCCGAGTACTCCCCAGAGCTGCCCGGTCCCGGTGCGGGCGGCCGGCGGCGGCCCGCTGCTCAGCGTCGGCCTCGCGGTGGTCGGCACGGTGGTCCGGGTCGACCTGTTGGGCGACCTCGACCTCGACACCGGCCCGCAGCTCACCGAGGCGGTCTCGCGGGGTCTGATCGACCGTCCGCGGGTGGTGATCATCGACCTGTCGGGCGTGGGCTTCTGCGATTGTGCCGGCCTCACCGCGCTGCTCCGGGCCGGCCGCAGGATCGCCGGCACCGGAGCCGCCTTCCACCTTGAGCGGCCCTCCGCCGTGGTGCGGCGGCTGCTGCAGCTCACCGGGACCGCGGCCGCCCTCGGCCTGCCCGACGGCGCCAGGCTGGTCGGCCCACGCGGCGGACCGGCCCGGACGGCTTCGCCGCGGCCCACCTGCTGA
- a CDS encoding ATP-binding protein — MVGQTPPGTGHRAPDTPDAPDAPPADAPGPAGPGRAARWTTRQWLRGGVTASLAVLVLLGLLVSWDFAHSSEVTDKLVDRSSPALVAAVRLEAGLVDQETGIRGYGLTGRTEFLDPYQAGLTEQQQSLDTLTPLVAEDSTDRADLALVLRRAEDWQARIARPLAAAPAGAANPAATALADEGKQLFDAVRTATAAQQQHLQAERAAARTDLQSARELRDLIFSLIGAVLLTLAILVFEGLRRGVTKPLELLAADAELVTRGSFEHPINPTGPADLRQLARTIEAMRRRLAEELSFSDQARRTLDEQAADLRRSNTELEQFAYVASHDLQEPLRKVASFCQLLQRRYAGQLDDRADQYIAFAVDGANRMQTLINDLLAFSRVGRLHADHQPVALEGVFADTVDALSMAIEESGAEISHDPLPEIRGDATQLSVLLQNLLSNAIKFRSPERAPRIHLEAVLAGDHWQLAVRDNGIGIEPEFADKVFVIFQRLHTRIAYPGNGIGLAMCKKIVDFHGGTIGVDLAHSPGTRITFTLPAEPGGPAKAATDGGRAAELDGAGRP, encoded by the coding sequence ATGGTAGGACAGACCCCGCCGGGGACCGGCCACCGCGCCCCGGACACCCCGGACGCCCCGGACGCCCCGCCGGCCGACGCCCCTGGGCCGGCCGGCCCCGGCCGCGCCGCGCGCTGGACGACCCGCCAGTGGCTGCGCGGCGGTGTCACGGCCTCACTGGCGGTACTGGTCCTGCTGGGCCTCCTGGTCAGCTGGGACTTCGCCCACTCCAGCGAGGTCACCGACAAGCTGGTGGACCGCAGCTCACCAGCGCTGGTCGCGGCCGTCCGGCTGGAGGCCGGCCTGGTCGACCAGGAGACCGGGATACGCGGTTACGGCCTCACCGGCCGCACCGAGTTCCTCGATCCGTACCAGGCGGGACTCACCGAGCAGCAGCAGTCGCTGGACACCCTCACTCCGCTGGTCGCCGAGGACAGCACGGACCGCGCCGACCTGGCCCTCGTGCTGCGGCGCGCCGAGGACTGGCAGGCCCGGATCGCCCGGCCGCTGGCCGCCGCCCCGGCCGGCGCCGCGAACCCCGCCGCCACCGCGCTGGCCGACGAGGGAAAGCAGCTCTTCGACGCGGTACGGACCGCCACCGCCGCCCAGCAGCAGCACCTGCAGGCCGAGCGCGCCGCCGCCCGCACCGACCTGCAGTCCGCCCGGGAGCTGCGCGACCTGATCTTCTCGCTGATCGGCGCCGTCCTCCTGACGCTCGCCATCCTGGTCTTCGAAGGGCTCCGACGCGGTGTCACCAAGCCGCTGGAGCTGCTGGCAGCCGACGCCGAGCTGGTGACCCGGGGCTCCTTCGAGCACCCGATCAACCCCACAGGGCCGGCCGACCTGCGCCAACTCGCCCGGACCATCGAAGCCATGCGCCGACGGCTGGCCGAGGAGCTGTCCTTCAGCGACCAGGCCCGCCGCACCCTGGACGAGCAGGCCGCCGATCTGCGCCGCTCCAACACCGAGTTGGAGCAGTTCGCCTACGTGGCCTCGCACGACCTCCAGGAACCGCTGCGCAAGGTGGCCAGCTTCTGCCAGCTGCTGCAGCGCCGCTACGCCGGACAACTGGACGACCGGGCCGACCAGTACATCGCCTTCGCGGTCGACGGCGCCAACCGGATGCAGACCCTGATCAACGACCTGCTCGCGTTCTCCCGGGTCGGCCGCCTGCACGCCGACCACCAGCCCGTCGCCCTGGAAGGCGTCTTCGCCGACACGGTCGACGCGCTGAGCATGGCGATCGAGGAGAGCGGCGCCGAGATCAGCCACGACCCGCTCCCCGAGATCCGCGGCGACGCCACCCAGTTGAGCGTGCTGCTGCAGAACCTGCTCAGCAACGCCATCAAGTTCCGCAGTCCGGAGCGGGCACCGCGGATCCACCTGGAGGCGGTGCTGGCCGGCGACCATTGGCAGCTCGCCGTGCGCGACAACGGGATCGGCATCGAGCCGGAGTTCGCGGACAAGGTCTTCGTCATCTTCCAGCGCCTGCACACCCGGATCGCCTACCCCGGCAACGGGATCGGCCTGGCCATGTGCAAGAAGATCGTCGACTTCCACGGCGGCACCATCGGCGTCGACCTCGCCCACTCCCCCGGCACCCGGATCACGTTCACCCTGCCCGCCGAACCCGGCGGACCGGCGAAGGCGGCCACCGACGGCGGGCGGGCGGCGGAGCTGGACGGAGCCGGGCGGCCATGA
- a CDS encoding PP2C family protein-serine/threonine phosphatase — MTADLATVERALRGAAPHALLDALATALAPCGVFDVRLLMADYGLTVLQPVTSLPRTAQPLAVHAGAPGRAFGAQLPYAEPLADPPPGRAEGTATLLHLPVSVRGDRLGVLSLALDADRLTEELREELAEVAEMLGHQIVVAERDTDLYLQARRKDRLTLAAEMQWQLLPARACSRAEYAIGAQLEPAYAIHGDNFDWSATGDRLTLTITNGMGEGIEASLLTNLAISALRNARRAGVDLADQAALADQAVYGQYRGRAYVSVLLLEFHLDTGAVEIVDAGSPELLRLRDGLVERIPFEAQLPLGLADDTPYVAQRIQVLAGDRLIFVSDGVHAVAGAADESRGERALARAIRASRMLPAAEVPRKVLSELARRQDQAPADDALVVCLDWFGRSAGAAGAEGGDGANGLPHRAPGMSD, encoded by the coding sequence ATGACCGCTGATCTCGCCACCGTGGAGCGGGCACTGCGCGGCGCGGCACCTCATGCGCTGCTGGACGCCCTGGCCACCGCTCTCGCCCCGTGCGGGGTGTTCGATGTCCGCCTGCTGATGGCCGACTACGGCCTGACCGTGCTGCAGCCGGTCACCAGCCTGCCGCGCACCGCGCAGCCACTGGCGGTGCACGCCGGCGCGCCCGGACGGGCCTTCGGCGCGCAACTGCCGTACGCCGAGCCGCTGGCGGATCCGCCGCCCGGACGCGCCGAAGGCACGGCGACGCTGCTGCACCTGCCGGTCTCCGTGCGCGGCGACCGCCTCGGGGTGCTCAGCCTCGCGCTGGACGCGGACCGGCTGACCGAGGAGCTGCGGGAGGAGCTCGCCGAGGTGGCCGAGATGCTGGGCCACCAGATCGTGGTGGCCGAGCGCGACACCGACCTGTACCTCCAGGCGCGTCGCAAGGACCGCCTCACGCTGGCCGCCGAGATGCAGTGGCAGCTGCTGCCGGCCCGGGCGTGCTCCCGCGCGGAGTACGCCATCGGCGCGCAGCTGGAGCCGGCCTACGCCATCCACGGAGACAACTTCGACTGGTCCGCCACCGGCGACCGGCTCACCCTGACCATCACCAACGGAATGGGCGAGGGCATCGAGGCCTCGCTGCTGACCAACCTCGCCATCAGCGCGTTGCGCAACGCGCGCCGGGCCGGCGTCGACCTGGCGGACCAGGCCGCGCTCGCGGACCAGGCGGTCTACGGGCAGTACCGGGGGCGGGCCTACGTCTCGGTCCTGCTGCTGGAGTTCCACCTCGACACCGGGGCGGTGGAGATCGTCGACGCGGGCTCGCCCGAGCTGCTGCGGCTGCGGGACGGCCTGGTCGAGCGCATCCCCTTCGAGGCGCAGCTGCCGCTCGGCCTCGCGGACGACACTCCCTATGTCGCGCAGCGGATCCAGGTGCTGGCGGGCGACCGGTTGATCTTCGTCAGCGACGGCGTCCACGCGGTCGCGGGTGCCGCCGACGAGTCCCGCGGGGAGCGGGCGCTGGCACGGGCCATCCGGGCCAGCAGGATGCTGCCCGCCGCCGAGGTGCCGCGCAAGGTGCTCAGTGAGCTCGCCAGGCGCCAGGACCAGGCTCCGGCGGACGACGCCCTGGTGGTCTGCCTCGACTGGTTCGGCCGGTCCGCCGGTGCCGCCGGCGCGGAAGGAGGTGATGGCGCCAATGGGCTCCCGCACCGCGCACCCGGGATGTCAGACTGA